From Clavelina lepadiformis chromosome 9, kaClaLepa1.1, whole genome shotgun sequence, the proteins below share one genomic window:
- the LOC143470328 gene encoding uncharacterized protein LOC143470328 isoform X1, with the protein MLKYVYPDGRRYNSSRPNLPDKRYLAENVSDEGSENPAYETQQEEGDSANKDVVGLGSILKAKRAASKWKDLHRTRRADYDAMADHSNAQLLGLDDSSTDSELNFDEKQPKISNANQQAMNKKLISYFVKLAKNNHANDEIDLEFVGELISKGADINCYDKHGQGMLHEAARVWHTDIVKFLLDHGADISIKDRFHRTPLHVAAAVDYPEMVELLIEKGCLIDSRTKDEEQTPLHYAARNDAVESLKVLLKLGAEVEVKDYKGRTPLFVAAELDRSETAKYLVEANADATVVDNYGQLCMTYMITKMGPVARSALDQFHRKDRANRKQYFFLNRLESPHLRGEMSSMAKNPLEVIVTYRQLDLIMHPVITRLIDVKWEQFGRRHAFQTLAINFIFILIWTILGVGVPWYLRYQYIFPQDWWRLFLLVLGCLMTLYYVVTEIREIVSSRKKFRKWKHWREDQINMDRKFCHPKWPEEERYLKGEINLLDDMLPFYFKDFWNYFDWAVYVLIFILVITHIIDASLPSSEGSCCTSDGTTEVCASNATFCSSGFVNNRSLTTWNNRIFVITVILLWLRLMKFTRAFRFLGPFIVMLGKIVWDIIRFLYLYLEFYIPYACAFWMIFGNIESIPSMFTVDQMLFSLYRITLVDDYQFDEMRAFDVVMAYILIGTFLGISAILCINLFIALLSDTFQRVYDNANANAVMQQASLILNIEENLGDKSKKQFKKHIAKKCSPECMYYDDDLTVVQGADLKKVTIQIKEQMNELLEYVHKAETEQRLAQIHDSLEPEGQHVDQQIHRFSVQDDIGGFTTPRSSRLKPTAKSIRLHDVFGLATKKTESSPDGQVLSNDMNKLSFKMTEISSRLKTLQVSQAAQEESYQKLRGDMRDIKRMLTAIVPGEVVFEDDEDQARGKKSSFRSKAKLFTAPGPRLSVVSEQASHSSSIDTSSFVQRVMGKSKKSSGSSDTSGLLSRVTSVESQGGTTLPHVELVPLPGATAGSGYASSVQGQSVTVAGVRTIDVKVNSLSESSEVAPESDSNV; encoded by the exons GTTGTAGGGTTAGGAAGCATTCTGAAGGCGAAACGAGCTGCATCGAAATGGAAAGATCTTCACAGGACACGAAGAGCTGATTACG ATGCCATGGCAGATCACTCCAATGCACAGCTTCTTGGATTAGATGACAGCTCCACAGACAGTGAACtgaattttgatgaaaaacagcccaaaatat CAAATGCCAACCAGCAAGCTATGAACAAGAAACTCATTTCCTATTTTGTAAAACTCGCAAAAAACAACCACGCAAATGACGAA atTGACTTAGAATTTGTTGGGGAATTAATTTCAAAAGGAGCTGACATCAATTGTTATGATAAGCACGGACAAGGAATGCTTCATGAG GCTGCAAGAGTGTGGCATACTGACATTGTCAAATTCTTACTCGACCATGGAGCAGACATCAGTATTAAAGACAG GTTTCATCGAACACCCTTGCACGTTGCAGCTGCAGTAGATTACCCAGAAATGGTTGAACTCCTCATCGAAAAAGGAT GTCTCATAGATTCTAGAACAAAGGATGAAGAACAGACGCCGTTGCACTACGCTGCTCGTAACGATGCAGTGGAGTCTTTGAAAGTTCTTCTCAAACTCGGAGCAGAAGTTGAAGTGAAAGACTACAAGGGGAGAACACCACTGTTTGTTGCTGCCGAGTTAG ATCGTAGCGAAACGGCTAAATACCTGGTTGAGGCCAATGCTGACGCGACGGTAGTTGATAATTACGGCCAACTCTGCATGACTTACATGATAACCAAGATGGGACCGGTG GCTCGAAGCGCATTGGACCAGTTTCATCGCAAAGACCGAGCTAACAGAAAACAATACTTTTTCCTCAATCGTTTGGAATCACCCCATCTTCGAG GTGAAATGTCAAGTATGGCAAAGAACCCA CTTGAAGTTATAGTCACATACAGACAGCTTGATTTAATCATGCATCCAGTCATTACCCGACTTATTGACGTCAAGTGGGAACAATTTGGAAG GAGACACGCTTTTCAAACACTTGCTATTAATTTCATATTCATCCTTATTTGGACCATACTAGGTGTTGGTGTGCCTTGGTACTTGCGCTATCAATACATCTTTCCCCAG GATTGGTGGAGACTTTTTCTCTTGGTATTAGGTTGTCTGATGACACTTTATTACGTTGTCACTGAAATTCGAGAAATAGTTTCATCCAGGAAAAAGTTCCGCAAATGGAAACATTGGCGTGAAGACCAAATTAATATGGATCGAAAGTTTTGTCACCCTAAATGGCCAGAA GAAGAACGATACTTGAAAGGGGAGATTAATCTGCTGGATGATATGttgccattttattttaaagatttcTGGAATTACTTTGACTGGGCGGTTTATGTCCTCATTTTCATTCTTGTG ATAACCCACATTATAGATGCTTCTCTCCCTTCTTCTGAGGGGTCGTGCTGTACTTCAGATGGTACGACTGAGGTTTGTGCCTCGAATGCTACTTTTTGTTCTAGCGGCTTCGTTAATAACCGCAGCCTGACCACATGGAACAATCGAATCTTTGTCATCACTGTCATCTTGCTCTGGCTTCGACTCATGAAGTTTACCCGAGCGTTTCG TTTTCTGGGACCGTTCATTGTGATGTTGGGGAAAATTGTCTGGGACATAATACGCTTCCTCTACTTATACCTGGAGTTCTACATACCTTACGCCTGTGCTTTCTGGATGATATTTG GAAATATTGAAAGTATACCAAGCATGTTCACTGTGGACCAAATGCTCTTCTCTTTGTACCGGATAACACTGGTTGACGATTATCAGTTTGATGAGATGCGCGCGTTCGATGTGGTCATGGCTTACATTTTGATTGGAACATTCCTGGGAATCTCCGCTATCCTTTGCATTAACCTATTCATAGCACTTTTGTCCGACACGTTTCAAAG AGTGTATGACAATGCAAATGCAAACGCAGTCATGCAGCAAGCATCGCTCATTCTCAATATTGAAGAAAATCTCGGCGACAAAAGCAAAAAGCAATTCAAAAA GCACATCGCTAAAAAATGTAGTCCCGAGTGCATGTATTATGACGACGACCTGACAGTGGTGCAAGGGGCTGATCTGAAGAAGGTTACAATCCAAATAAAGGAACAAATGAACGAATTGCTTGAATACGTGCACAAGGCAGAAACTGAACAGCGCCTTGCT cAAATTCACGACTCTCTGGAACCTGAGGGGCAGCATGTTGATCAGCAGATTCACCGTTTTTCTGTGCAG GATGACATCGGAGGATTCACGACACCTCGAAGTTCTCGCTTAAAACCGACCGCAAAGTCAATTCGTTTGCACGACGTCTTCGGACTCGCAACAAAGAAAACAGAGTCATCTCCTG ATGGCCAGGTGTTAAGTAACGATATGAACAAACTCTCCTTTAAAATGACTGAAATTTCATCAAGACTGAAGACACTCCAG GTCTCGCAAGCAGCGCAGGAAGAATCTTACCAGAAGTTGCGTGGAGACATGAGAGATATAAAACGGATGCTGACTGCTATTGTACCCGGAGAAGTTGTATTTGAAGATGATGAAGACCAAGCTCGAGGAAAGAAATCAAGTTTTCGATCAAAAGCGAA GTTATTCACTGCTCCTGGGCCCAGACTGAGTGTTGTATCGGAGCAAGCTTCCCATTCAAGCTCCATAGATACTTCCTCTTTTGTCCAACGAGTTATgggtaaatcaaaaaaatcgTCTGGGAGCTCTGATACATCAGGACTTCTGTCGCGTGTGACATCTGTCGAATCTCAGGGCGG GACTACATTGCCACATGTCGAGCTTGTTCCGTTGCCAGGGGCAACAGCAGGGTCAGGCTATGCCAGTTCCGTCCAAGGCCAATCAGTGACTGTGGCGGGTGTTCGGACGATTGATGTGAAAGTGAACAGTTTGTCGGAATCAAGTGAAGTGGCGCCGGAATCAGACTCaaacgtttga
- the LOC143470328 gene encoding uncharacterized protein LOC143470328 isoform X2, translating to MATAESTEPLEEIQKDQVAENVSDEGSENPAYETQQEEGDSANKDVVGLGSILKAKRAASKWKDLHRTRRADYDAMADHSNAQLLGLDDSSTDSELNFDEKQPKISNANQQAMNKKLISYFVKLAKNNHANDEIDLEFVGELISKGADINCYDKHGQGMLHEAARVWHTDIVKFLLDHGADISIKDRFHRTPLHVAAAVDYPEMVELLIEKGCLIDSRTKDEEQTPLHYAARNDAVESLKVLLKLGAEVEVKDYKGRTPLFVAAELDRSETAKYLVEANADATVVDNYGQLCMTYMITKMGPVARSALDQFHRKDRANRKQYFFLNRLESPHLRGEMSSMAKNPLEVIVTYRQLDLIMHPVITRLIDVKWEQFGRRHAFQTLAINFIFILIWTILGVGVPWYLRYQYIFPQDWWRLFLLVLGCLMTLYYVVTEIREIVSSRKKFRKWKHWREDQINMDRKFCHPKWPEEERYLKGEINLLDDMLPFYFKDFWNYFDWAVYVLIFILVITHIIDASLPSSEGSCCTSDGTTEVCASNATFCSSGFVNNRSLTTWNNRIFVITVILLWLRLMKFTRAFRFLGPFIVMLGKIVWDIIRFLYLYLEFYIPYACAFWMIFGNIESIPSMFTVDQMLFSLYRITLVDDYQFDEMRAFDVVMAYILIGTFLGISAILCINLFIALLSDTFQRVYDNANANAVMQQASLILNIEENLGDKSKKQFKKHIAKKCSPECMYYDDDLTVVQGADLKKVTIQIKEQMNELLEYVHKAETEQRLAQIHDSLEPEGQHVDQQIHRFSVQDDIGGFTTPRSSRLKPTAKSIRLHDVFGLATKKTESSPDGQVLSNDMNKLSFKMTEISSRLKTLQVSQAAQEESYQKLRGDMRDIKRMLTAIVPGEVVFEDDEDQARGKKSSFRSKAKLFTAPGPRLSVVSEQASHSSSIDTSSFVQRVMGKSKKSSGSSDTSGLLSRVTSVESQGGTTLPHVELVPLPGATAGSGYASSVQGQSVTVAGVRTIDVKVNSLSESSEVAPESDSNV from the exons GTTGTAGGGTTAGGAAGCATTCTGAAGGCGAAACGAGCTGCATCGAAATGGAAAGATCTTCACAGGACACGAAGAGCTGATTACG ATGCCATGGCAGATCACTCCAATGCACAGCTTCTTGGATTAGATGACAGCTCCACAGACAGTGAACtgaattttgatgaaaaacagcccaaaatat CAAATGCCAACCAGCAAGCTATGAACAAGAAACTCATTTCCTATTTTGTAAAACTCGCAAAAAACAACCACGCAAATGACGAA atTGACTTAGAATTTGTTGGGGAATTAATTTCAAAAGGAGCTGACATCAATTGTTATGATAAGCACGGACAAGGAATGCTTCATGAG GCTGCAAGAGTGTGGCATACTGACATTGTCAAATTCTTACTCGACCATGGAGCAGACATCAGTATTAAAGACAG GTTTCATCGAACACCCTTGCACGTTGCAGCTGCAGTAGATTACCCAGAAATGGTTGAACTCCTCATCGAAAAAGGAT GTCTCATAGATTCTAGAACAAAGGATGAAGAACAGACGCCGTTGCACTACGCTGCTCGTAACGATGCAGTGGAGTCTTTGAAAGTTCTTCTCAAACTCGGAGCAGAAGTTGAAGTGAAAGACTACAAGGGGAGAACACCACTGTTTGTTGCTGCCGAGTTAG ATCGTAGCGAAACGGCTAAATACCTGGTTGAGGCCAATGCTGACGCGACGGTAGTTGATAATTACGGCCAACTCTGCATGACTTACATGATAACCAAGATGGGACCGGTG GCTCGAAGCGCATTGGACCAGTTTCATCGCAAAGACCGAGCTAACAGAAAACAATACTTTTTCCTCAATCGTTTGGAATCACCCCATCTTCGAG GTGAAATGTCAAGTATGGCAAAGAACCCA CTTGAAGTTATAGTCACATACAGACAGCTTGATTTAATCATGCATCCAGTCATTACCCGACTTATTGACGTCAAGTGGGAACAATTTGGAAG GAGACACGCTTTTCAAACACTTGCTATTAATTTCATATTCATCCTTATTTGGACCATACTAGGTGTTGGTGTGCCTTGGTACTTGCGCTATCAATACATCTTTCCCCAG GATTGGTGGAGACTTTTTCTCTTGGTATTAGGTTGTCTGATGACACTTTATTACGTTGTCACTGAAATTCGAGAAATAGTTTCATCCAGGAAAAAGTTCCGCAAATGGAAACATTGGCGTGAAGACCAAATTAATATGGATCGAAAGTTTTGTCACCCTAAATGGCCAGAA GAAGAACGATACTTGAAAGGGGAGATTAATCTGCTGGATGATATGttgccattttattttaaagatttcTGGAATTACTTTGACTGGGCGGTTTATGTCCTCATTTTCATTCTTGTG ATAACCCACATTATAGATGCTTCTCTCCCTTCTTCTGAGGGGTCGTGCTGTACTTCAGATGGTACGACTGAGGTTTGTGCCTCGAATGCTACTTTTTGTTCTAGCGGCTTCGTTAATAACCGCAGCCTGACCACATGGAACAATCGAATCTTTGTCATCACTGTCATCTTGCTCTGGCTTCGACTCATGAAGTTTACCCGAGCGTTTCG TTTTCTGGGACCGTTCATTGTGATGTTGGGGAAAATTGTCTGGGACATAATACGCTTCCTCTACTTATACCTGGAGTTCTACATACCTTACGCCTGTGCTTTCTGGATGATATTTG GAAATATTGAAAGTATACCAAGCATGTTCACTGTGGACCAAATGCTCTTCTCTTTGTACCGGATAACACTGGTTGACGATTATCAGTTTGATGAGATGCGCGCGTTCGATGTGGTCATGGCTTACATTTTGATTGGAACATTCCTGGGAATCTCCGCTATCCTTTGCATTAACCTATTCATAGCACTTTTGTCCGACACGTTTCAAAG AGTGTATGACAATGCAAATGCAAACGCAGTCATGCAGCAAGCATCGCTCATTCTCAATATTGAAGAAAATCTCGGCGACAAAAGCAAAAAGCAATTCAAAAA GCACATCGCTAAAAAATGTAGTCCCGAGTGCATGTATTATGACGACGACCTGACAGTGGTGCAAGGGGCTGATCTGAAGAAGGTTACAATCCAAATAAAGGAACAAATGAACGAATTGCTTGAATACGTGCACAAGGCAGAAACTGAACAGCGCCTTGCT cAAATTCACGACTCTCTGGAACCTGAGGGGCAGCATGTTGATCAGCAGATTCACCGTTTTTCTGTGCAG GATGACATCGGAGGATTCACGACACCTCGAAGTTCTCGCTTAAAACCGACCGCAAAGTCAATTCGTTTGCACGACGTCTTCGGACTCGCAACAAAGAAAACAGAGTCATCTCCTG ATGGCCAGGTGTTAAGTAACGATATGAACAAACTCTCCTTTAAAATGACTGAAATTTCATCAAGACTGAAGACACTCCAG GTCTCGCAAGCAGCGCAGGAAGAATCTTACCAGAAGTTGCGTGGAGACATGAGAGATATAAAACGGATGCTGACTGCTATTGTACCCGGAGAAGTTGTATTTGAAGATGATGAAGACCAAGCTCGAGGAAAGAAATCAAGTTTTCGATCAAAAGCGAA GTTATTCACTGCTCCTGGGCCCAGACTGAGTGTTGTATCGGAGCAAGCTTCCCATTCAAGCTCCATAGATACTTCCTCTTTTGTCCAACGAGTTATgggtaaatcaaaaaaatcgTCTGGGAGCTCTGATACATCAGGACTTCTGTCGCGTGTGACATCTGTCGAATCTCAGGGCGG GACTACATTGCCACATGTCGAGCTTGTTCCGTTGCCAGGGGCAACAGCAGGGTCAGGCTATGCCAGTTCCGTCCAAGGCCAATCAGTGACTGTGGCGGGTGTTCGGACGATTGATGTGAAAGTGAACAGTTTGTCGGAATCAAGTGAAGTGGCGCCGGAATCAGACTCaaacgtttga
- the LOC143470328 gene encoding uncharacterized protein LOC143470328 isoform X3 → MLKYVYPDGRRYNSSRPNLPDKRYLAENVSDEGSENPAYETQQEEGDSANKDVVGLGSILKAKRAASKWKDLHRTRRADYDAMADHSNAQLLGLDDSSTDSELNFDEKQPKISNANQQAMNKKLISYFVKLAKNNHANDEIDLEFVGELISKGADINCYDKHGQGMLHEAARVWHTDIVKFLLDHGADISIKDRFHRTPLHVAAAVDYPEMVELLIEKGCLIDSRTKDEEQTPLHYAARNDAVESLKVLLKLGAEVEVKDYKGRTPLFVAAELDRSETAKYLVEANADATVVDNYGQLCMTYMITKMGPVARSALDQFHRKDRANRKQYFFLNRLESPHLRGEMSSMAKNPLEVIVTYRQLDLIMHPVITRLIDVKWEQFGRRHAFQTLAINFIFILIWTILGVGVPWYLRYQYIFPQDWWRLFLLVLGCLMTLYYVVTEIREIVSSRKKFRKWKHWREDQINMDRKFCHPKWPEEERYLKGEINLLDDMLPFYFKDFWNYFDWAVYVLIFILVITHIIDASLPSSEGSCCTSDGTTEVCASNATFCSSGFVNNRSLTTWNNRIFVITVILLWLRLMKFTRAFRFLGPFIVMLGKIVWDIIRFLYLYLEFYIPYACAFWMIFGNIESIPSMFTVDQMLFSLYRITLVDDYQFDEMRAFDVVMAYILIGTFLGISAILCINLFIALLSDTFQRVYDNANANAVMQQASLILNIEENLGDKSKKQFKKHIAKKCSPECMYYDDDLTVVQGADLKKVTIQIKEQMNELLEYVHKAETEQRLADDIGGFTTPRSSRLKPTAKSIRLHDVFGLATKKTESSPDGQVLSNDMNKLSFKMTEISSRLKTLQVSQAAQEESYQKLRGDMRDIKRMLTAIVPGEVVFEDDEDQARGKKSSFRSKAKLFTAPGPRLSVVSEQASHSSSIDTSSFVQRVMGKSKKSSGSSDTSGLLSRVTSVESQGGTTLPHVELVPLPGATAGSGYASSVQGQSVTVAGVRTIDVKVNSLSESSEVAPESDSNV, encoded by the exons GTTGTAGGGTTAGGAAGCATTCTGAAGGCGAAACGAGCTGCATCGAAATGGAAAGATCTTCACAGGACACGAAGAGCTGATTACG ATGCCATGGCAGATCACTCCAATGCACAGCTTCTTGGATTAGATGACAGCTCCACAGACAGTGAACtgaattttgatgaaaaacagcccaaaatat CAAATGCCAACCAGCAAGCTATGAACAAGAAACTCATTTCCTATTTTGTAAAACTCGCAAAAAACAACCACGCAAATGACGAA atTGACTTAGAATTTGTTGGGGAATTAATTTCAAAAGGAGCTGACATCAATTGTTATGATAAGCACGGACAAGGAATGCTTCATGAG GCTGCAAGAGTGTGGCATACTGACATTGTCAAATTCTTACTCGACCATGGAGCAGACATCAGTATTAAAGACAG GTTTCATCGAACACCCTTGCACGTTGCAGCTGCAGTAGATTACCCAGAAATGGTTGAACTCCTCATCGAAAAAGGAT GTCTCATAGATTCTAGAACAAAGGATGAAGAACAGACGCCGTTGCACTACGCTGCTCGTAACGATGCAGTGGAGTCTTTGAAAGTTCTTCTCAAACTCGGAGCAGAAGTTGAAGTGAAAGACTACAAGGGGAGAACACCACTGTTTGTTGCTGCCGAGTTAG ATCGTAGCGAAACGGCTAAATACCTGGTTGAGGCCAATGCTGACGCGACGGTAGTTGATAATTACGGCCAACTCTGCATGACTTACATGATAACCAAGATGGGACCGGTG GCTCGAAGCGCATTGGACCAGTTTCATCGCAAAGACCGAGCTAACAGAAAACAATACTTTTTCCTCAATCGTTTGGAATCACCCCATCTTCGAG GTGAAATGTCAAGTATGGCAAAGAACCCA CTTGAAGTTATAGTCACATACAGACAGCTTGATTTAATCATGCATCCAGTCATTACCCGACTTATTGACGTCAAGTGGGAACAATTTGGAAG GAGACACGCTTTTCAAACACTTGCTATTAATTTCATATTCATCCTTATTTGGACCATACTAGGTGTTGGTGTGCCTTGGTACTTGCGCTATCAATACATCTTTCCCCAG GATTGGTGGAGACTTTTTCTCTTGGTATTAGGTTGTCTGATGACACTTTATTACGTTGTCACTGAAATTCGAGAAATAGTTTCATCCAGGAAAAAGTTCCGCAAATGGAAACATTGGCGTGAAGACCAAATTAATATGGATCGAAAGTTTTGTCACCCTAAATGGCCAGAA GAAGAACGATACTTGAAAGGGGAGATTAATCTGCTGGATGATATGttgccattttattttaaagatttcTGGAATTACTTTGACTGGGCGGTTTATGTCCTCATTTTCATTCTTGTG ATAACCCACATTATAGATGCTTCTCTCCCTTCTTCTGAGGGGTCGTGCTGTACTTCAGATGGTACGACTGAGGTTTGTGCCTCGAATGCTACTTTTTGTTCTAGCGGCTTCGTTAATAACCGCAGCCTGACCACATGGAACAATCGAATCTTTGTCATCACTGTCATCTTGCTCTGGCTTCGACTCATGAAGTTTACCCGAGCGTTTCG TTTTCTGGGACCGTTCATTGTGATGTTGGGGAAAATTGTCTGGGACATAATACGCTTCCTCTACTTATACCTGGAGTTCTACATACCTTACGCCTGTGCTTTCTGGATGATATTTG GAAATATTGAAAGTATACCAAGCATGTTCACTGTGGACCAAATGCTCTTCTCTTTGTACCGGATAACACTGGTTGACGATTATCAGTTTGATGAGATGCGCGCGTTCGATGTGGTCATGGCTTACATTTTGATTGGAACATTCCTGGGAATCTCCGCTATCCTTTGCATTAACCTATTCATAGCACTTTTGTCCGACACGTTTCAAAG AGTGTATGACAATGCAAATGCAAACGCAGTCATGCAGCAAGCATCGCTCATTCTCAATATTGAAGAAAATCTCGGCGACAAAAGCAAAAAGCAATTCAAAAA GCACATCGCTAAAAAATGTAGTCCCGAGTGCATGTATTATGACGACGACCTGACAGTGGTGCAAGGGGCTGATCTGAAGAAGGTTACAATCCAAATAAAGGAACAAATGAACGAATTGCTTGAATACGTGCACAAGGCAGAAACTGAACAGCGCCTTGCT GATGACATCGGAGGATTCACGACACCTCGAAGTTCTCGCTTAAAACCGACCGCAAAGTCAATTCGTTTGCACGACGTCTTCGGACTCGCAACAAAGAAAACAGAGTCATCTCCTG ATGGCCAGGTGTTAAGTAACGATATGAACAAACTCTCCTTTAAAATGACTGAAATTTCATCAAGACTGAAGACACTCCAG GTCTCGCAAGCAGCGCAGGAAGAATCTTACCAGAAGTTGCGTGGAGACATGAGAGATATAAAACGGATGCTGACTGCTATTGTACCCGGAGAAGTTGTATTTGAAGATGATGAAGACCAAGCTCGAGGAAAGAAATCAAGTTTTCGATCAAAAGCGAA GTTATTCACTGCTCCTGGGCCCAGACTGAGTGTTGTATCGGAGCAAGCTTCCCATTCAAGCTCCATAGATACTTCCTCTTTTGTCCAACGAGTTATgggtaaatcaaaaaaatcgTCTGGGAGCTCTGATACATCAGGACTTCTGTCGCGTGTGACATCTGTCGAATCTCAGGGCGG GACTACATTGCCACATGTCGAGCTTGTTCCGTTGCCAGGGGCAACAGCAGGGTCAGGCTATGCCAGTTCCGTCCAAGGCCAATCAGTGACTGTGGCGGGTGTTCGGACGATTGATGTGAAAGTGAACAGTTTGTCGGAATCAAGTGAAGTGGCGCCGGAATCAGACTCaaacgtttga
- the LOC143471419 gene encoding uncharacterized protein LOC143471419: MSVGVIPVVDYNSCGLHVSNQQLKKEDLYNAGKELVDAFSTLGFVYLTNSGVDPQLLTEAREITNRFFRLQSSQKQRYSMEESIAFGYIGLGREEAGYGEVGDFKEAFNFDGNSVFNHPNKLPEDICPGILDFTKKFMATGRKLAERIMDSLTMGMELKEESNLKKYHRNLHNEGNITQMRLNYYGSATDNNLKAGRVRLGAHTDWGTFTLLFQDNVGGLQLEHNGDFIDAVPLQNAIVINIGDSLNLLSCGQLKSKEHRVVVPEEEVRQKLTRHSYVYFLAPDDDAVINHPLLYKDEEKNEKNFKNLPFPLNFEKLCSRKFAEIHVPKQA, encoded by the coding sequence ATGTCTGTCGGAGTAATACCAGTGGTTGATTACAACTCATGTGGATTACATGTGAGCAACCAGCAACTGAAAAAAGAAGATCTTTACAATGCTGGCAAAGAGTTAGTCGACGCTTTCTCCACGCTTGGGTTTGTTTACCTGACAAACAGCGGCGTTGATCCTCAGCTTTTGACGGAAGCACGAGAAATTACAAACAGATTTTTCAGATTGCAGTCATCCCAGAAGCAGCGGTATTCGATGGAGGAAAGCATTGCGTTTGGATATATTGGTTTGGGCAGAGAGGAAGCTGGATATGGCGAAGTTGGTGATTTTAAGGAAGCTTTCAATTTTGATGgaaattctgtttttaatcATCCCAACAAGTTACCTGAAGACATCTGTCCTGGAATTTTGGATTTTACAAAGAAGTTCATGGCCACTGGTAGGAAACTGGCAGAAAGAATCATGGACTCCCTCACTATGGGAATGGAATTGAAAGAAGAAAGTAACTTGAAAAAGTATCACCGCAATCTTCATAATGAAGGAAACATAACACAAATGCGTCTGAATTATTACGGATCTGCAACTGATAATAATCTGAAAGCTGGCCGGGTTCGTCTTGGAGCGCACACAGATTGGGGAACTTTCACACTCTTATTTCAAGATAATGTGGGAGGTTTGCAGTTGGAACACAATGGAGACTTCATTGACGCTGTTCCTCTGCAAAATGCCATCGTAATCAACATAGGAGACAGCTTAAATCTTCTTTCGTGTGGTCAGTTGAAATCGAAAGAGCACAGAGTGGTTGTACCGGAAGAGGAAGTCAGGCAGAAGCTGACTCGTCACTCCTACGTTTATTTTTTAGCTCCTGACGATGATGCTGTGATAAATCATCCGTTGCTTTACAAAGATgaagagaaaaatgaaaagaatttCAAGAACCTGCCATTTCCACTCAATTTCGAGAAGCTTTGCAGCCGAAAATTTGCTGAAATCCACGTTCCAAAACAAGCTTAA